The following are from one region of the Epinephelus fuscoguttatus linkage group LG11, E.fuscoguttatus.final_Chr_v1 genome:
- the flvcr1 gene encoding feline leukemia virus subgroup C receptor-related protein 1: MVAGELVQEHLRADTGAPDDITVARKTPELDGAAERCADPAEEAALTGGAGGTDSNRALEQEQEQEKEAQPDEREAMLPNGGGGGGEAGEKEGKTLETRLYWRRFAVLTVFSLYSLVNAFQWIQYSIITNVFTQYYGVTNDKVDWLSIVYMVAYVPLIFPATWLLDRKGLRLTALLGAGLNCAGAWLKCASVSPELFGVTVIAQVICSVAQVFILGLPSRVASVWFGPREVSTACATAVLGNQLGTAIGFLLPPVLVPTTPDNIELTGHNISIMFYGTATVSTVLFLLTVIVIKDRPPLPPSHAQAVLPDSPPEDYSYKQSILNLIKNKAFVLLLISYGIMTGCFYSVSTLLNQMIMACYENQELNAGRIGLTLVVAGMVGSILCGLWLDYTKTYKMTTLIVYILSFLGMIVFTFTLNLDNIQLVFFTAGALGFFMTGYLPLGFEFGVEITYPESEGTSSGLLNAFAQIFGIIFTLIQGKLTTDFNPLAGNLFLCAWIFLGILLTALIESELKRHNVNIGADSNHLQALPTECPGDFPSEKKSNGFKLEPSLSFSRETSL, encoded by the exons ATGGTTGCCGGCGAGCTCGTGCAGGAGCATCTGCGCGCGGACACTGGCGCACCTGACGACATCACGGTCGCCAGGAAGACTCCCGAGCTGGACGGAGCAGCCGAGAGATGCGCGGATCCGGCAGAGGAAGCGGCGCTGACGGGCGGGGCAGGGGGCACAGACTCTAATCGGGCGctggagcaggagcaggagcaggagaaggaggcgCAGCCGGATGAGAGAGAGGCGATGCTGCCCAacggaggaggcggaggaggagaggcGGGGGAGAAGGAAGGGAAGACGCTAGAGACGAGACTGTATTGGCGCCGGTTCGCCGTACTGACAGTCTTCAGCTTGTACTCTCTGGTGAATGCCTTCCAGTGGATCCAGTACAGCATCATCACCAACGTGTTCACCCAGTACTACGGGGTGACTAACGACAAGGTGGACTGGCTCTCCATCGTCTACATGGTCGCCTACGTGCCGCTCATCTTCCCGGCCACTTGGCTGCTGGACCGGAAAGGCTTGCGGCTCACGGCCCTGTTGGGAGCCGGCCTCAACTGCGCCGGCGCCTGGCTCAAGTGCGCCAGCGTGAGCCCCGAGCTGTTCGGAGTCACCGTCATCGCGCAGGTCATCTGCTCCGTGGCGCAGGTGTTCATCCTCGGCCTGCCGTCCCGCGTCGCCTCGGTGTGGTTCGGACCCCGGGAGGTTTCCACCGCGTGTGCCACGGCAGTGCTGGGGAACCAG TTGGGAACAGCCATAGGTTTCCTGTTGCCTCCAGTTTTGGTTCCCACCACGCCTGACAACATTGAGCTGACAGGTCACAACATCAGCATCATGTTCTACGGCACCGCCACTGTCTCCACGGTCCTCTTCCTCCTAACGGTTATAG TCATAAAGGACCggcctcctctccctcccagcCACGCCCAGGCTGTCCTCCCAGACTCTCCTCCTGAAGATTACTCCTACAAACAGTCCATCTTGAACctaataaagaataaagcatTTGTGCTCTTGCTCATCAGCTACG GTATAATGACTGGTTGCTTCTACTCTGTCTCAACACTTCTCAACCAGATGATCATGGCCTGCTacgag AACCAGGAGTTGAATGCTGGGAGAATTGGTTTGACTCTGGTTGTTGCTGGAATGGTCGGCTCCATCCTCTGTGGTCTGTGGCTGGACTACACAAAGACATACAA gATGACGACTCTGATCGTGTACATCTTGTCGTTTCTGGGCATGATAGTCTTCACTTTCACTCTGAACCTCGACAACATCCAACTGGTCTTCTTCACTGCTGGAGCTCTGGG ATTCTTCATGACGGGTTACCTGCCTCTGGGCTTTGAGTTTGGAGTGGAGATCACCTACCCAGAGTCTGAAGGAACGTCGTCAGGACTCCTGAATGCTTTTGCTCAG atattTGGGATCATTTTCACTCTGATTCAGGGCAAACTGACCACAGACTTCAATCCACTGGCTGGAAATCTCTTCCTCTGCGCCTGGATCTTCCTGGGAATTCTGCTTACTg CCTTAATTGAGTCAGAACTGAAACGACACAATGTCAACATTGGAGCTGACAGCAACCACCTGCAAGCA CTTCCTACTGAGTGTCCTGGGGACTTCCcttcagaaaagaaaagcaaCGGATTCAAGCTGGAGCCCTCCCTCAGCTTCTCCCGTGAAACCTCACTGTGA
- the LOC125896832 gene encoding spermatogenesis-associated protein 45-like, protein METAASQTDYTLDNLQQGKTPPKNIMSECAERTLLELNLRRETWCQVEMNPRQSWERTERRHYRSHLRTSPALLTALTAGPQRSAACSERPLPGKLPERRHYEESYESHLV, encoded by the exons ATGGAAACGGCAGCATCACAAACTGACTACACTTTGGATAATTTACAGCAGGGAAAAACACCCCCTAAAAACATAATGTCCGAGTGTGCAGAGCGGACTCTGCTGGAGCTGAACCTGCGGAGGGAGACGTGGTGTCAGGTGGAGATGAACCCCCGGCAGTCCTGGGAGAGGACCGAGAGGAGACATTACCGGAGTCACCTGCGGACCAGCCCGGCCCTTCTCACCGCTCTGACCGCCGGACCGCAGCGCAGTGCGGCCTGCAGCGAGCGACCGCTCCCCGGCAAGCTTCCGGAGAGGAGGCACTACGAGGAGAGCT aTGAATCACACCTGGTGTAG